AAGTAGAACAGTGCATTATAAAATAATGGCTCTGACCTCTCACatcaataaatgtatttttcgtAGCGTGCGTGACGCAactatatttatgtaggtaccgaGCTGTAGAAGAAATATGTATAACGCATGGGATGCTTCGAATATGAGTCATCAAGTCTGTTTGTTGATCTTTCTCAGCATGTTAAGATACTCAGATACTTGGGCTAAGGATTTCGGCTTCTGGAGATATTCTAGTGTTAAGTGAGTCATTGTGAATTCCGGTCCGAATTCGGTTTCAATGCAGACGGATTTTTGCGATTGCGCTTGCAAGGTATTTGTGCTTACAGACAAAGTTAAGACGTCTTActcaaaaatgtatgtataaagaaacttataaatcaatataaatGTTCACAATGAAAGCTCCTGTAAAATATGACCCATTTTAAAAATTAACCGGCTCGGTCTGATTGTTGCCCGCATTCTTTTGTCAAAGTAATCCTGTGCAATTCGTCAAACAcaaatcattcatcatcattcgTGTCATAAAGAAACTGGCTAATTGGCTAAATCTACGGACAGATGAAGAAAAGGACAAGGAGAGCAAATAATGTATGAAAAGGATGTTTCCATGCTCCATGTATTTTGTATCGGAAAGAAAGCTTCCGGACTGAGTAAGTAGGCATCTTAGCGAGGTCAGGAGATAGAAAACTATTTCCTAGGGATATTGGAGCAGAGAGGAAATAGGTTATCTACATGGGAAAAGGGGTACAAAATTCATAACTAACCTGATTTTCTTGATTGAGCAGTTTCAGTTGGTCGTTTATAAGGCTGTATTTGGCGCTCTCTTCCTTCCGCAACGCCCGCTCCTTCTTCAGCTCAGGGCTCCAGAAGGTCTTTATGCTATGCATGCTGGAGCCCAGTTTCTGATTGGTTAATTCCAGTTCTTTCTTAAGGTTCCCCAGTTCCCGGTGCAGATCGGAATTCTGAGATTGCAGCTCTCCAAGGAAGATACCGGGAGGTTGTTCGCGCCGGTAGTAGTCTTCCTCGGGGGGCGGCGGCGGAGCGTACGAGCGGTCATATTCGCGCTCGAGGGATTGGTAGCGGAGCGGACGAGGACGCGCGCGGTGGTGAGCGCCGGCCGACGCCGAGCGGCCTCGCTCGTCGGGTGCGGGCGAGGGCTCGTCATCTCGATTCAGGTAGGGGCTGCGGCGTGACGGGCTGCGGTCCACCTGAGGCAGGCGGGTCCGCGCACCACCGCCGCCGGCCCAATCCTGCCGGCGCCACTCCTCCCGGCACGGCGGCCGGTCGTCCTCCGCGGCGTACTCGCGGAGATACAGCTTGGCTCGTTTCCCGCGTCAGTGGGGACGCATTGTGCACTGGACTGCGCGACGGGTACGCGACCACTGAACGGAACGCCCGCCGCATCGATCGCTCTTCAGTTGCGCATGCGCGGTTACTGCACAACTTAGCGGCTGGAGCGCTACCGATTGATTCCCGGTCGGTGTTTGTCGCGCGACGGGATCGAGTGCGGCCGCGAAACTCGcaactaatttaattaacatgATATGATTTTCGAATTCGATGTTGTAAAATCAGTATGTCGGATTTTAATAGCAATACTGACATAATCACTCCTATTGGAATGGCCTTTGATGTATTGATCGTATCGTTATTACTCTGTAGTAAAATACTTCAGTCCCAAACTGTAACGTCACGAACTTGGGTAGGTATGCTGGAAAGAAACATAGGTATCTTCATTAGAGTTCATCCAAGAGTTCATGTACCTATAATTGACCTGAAAACTGACTTCTGACGTCTGGCATAAGAAATTAGATGCTTCCATTTTGAACTTAGAGATGTATTTAAGACTTGATAGTTTTCAGAAATAGAAAAAACGTCCCAATAAGCATTCATTTTCATTGTAATGAACACAATTATATTAATCAAATTTTAACCAATAGTGACCTAAATTTTCATATTAATGGCTACAAAAAAATCGAAATCCAAAAATTGTATGCACTTATGGGTCCAATCAATTACAGTTTCAATCTCTCGAAAGAGCCTAGGTATCTATTTTTAGACCTCTGTTTTCAACCACCCATTTCCCTGTAGCCGTGTTTTTCAGCATTTCAGCGCTTAATAAAAGCGGTAGCACGGAGACGGCTCTCATCCCGTGACCCACTTACATTTTTTGTCTCGTTCGCGTGCGTGTATTTGGTATATTCTTCTCTCTCTATAGTAAGGTCGACTTATGTCGGTCAGAGGCGCTGGTAGCGATCGGGAAGAGGCTAGTGATGGGAACAATGTCGATACAAAATGTTCTAACGACAAGTCCTATTTGTTTTCCATCCCGTAAGGGATACTTCTGAGAATTCCCTTTTAACTTCAGTAAGTGGAACGTCTATGTTCTTGAAGCAATCTAATTGAAAGTGAGGTAGCGTGCTTGTGtatgtacctatttcataataaaGGTACCTAGTTATGAGGGCCATATTGCTGTTCACCCGATATTCGTTAAAGCAGGACCTATATTTTCGGCATCATTTTATAGTCTAAACGgcttttaagtacctaattgaCAGTTATAAGTCTGACTATTCCTACATCACCCATGTAACAGGCTGTTATGCGTTGTACAACAAAGAACCACCAGTCAGGACAAAAACTGAACAGCAATCTAGTAAACTAAACTTCAGCACTCAACTTGGTTACTAATGAACATTTTTCCGATGTTTCATCACTTTTGAAAGCTCATATCCAGTCGACATTCATCCAACACTACAGGCTTCAGCGACCGAAGCGCAGGATGAATGAAAAGCAGGGAATCTCAAACAGCGCGCGCCTCGTAAAAAATTACACCGTCGTCGTCGGTCGGTCGCGGTCGTTAGTGGCGCCACTGTCGCAATAGCTGCTCTATTGGTTTGCTCAGCACTCTGCGTTTTATGAAATCCTGGTACCTCGTTTGATTTTGTAGAGGAGGGACGCTTAAAAAAATTGCTGGTAATTTTTGGTTGGAGGTTCGATGAAATGTTTGGCGATTTTATCGGATGGGTACACAATTTAATGGTCGGAGTTTTATTGAATTACGAATTTTAATGGAGTTTATCGACGAAgtggtttatttttgttctgaAAGGTTTTTGCCTCTTCGTTTCAGTTTACTTACGTACATACACATATAACTAATAgatactttattaatttaaacagtaaaataaattaattcagttCTATTATTAATTGAAGGCACACCTCCGTCCCCCTATTCTCTCTGATCGACGATGTAATTTTTTACTCATTTTTTTGTACTTGTTATTGccaaaatataggtaggtaagtaggtacctaggtatttgAAAGATGGGGTAGGAGGTTACAGGTTTACAGTCGAGTCGAGTAATACGAATTTATTAGTTACAATCTATAGTACCTACTTCTACCTACATGTTCAATACCTACATGATCAAGCTGACAAGCTATTTCGGATTATGCACCATATGTGAACACGCCTACCCTACGTATGTGCTCGGAAATTAACCAGGTAGTTATTGCGAGCTGGCAGAACTCTACCCTTGATGAAATTTCATTGCAAACGTCTCTATCGTATTGCAatcaatacctacataaaaagccAGTctcaattgaaataaaaaggtATCCTTCAAACCTGTAACCTGTAAGTACTTCGGTAACCCAGGTACTATCCAAGAGATAGTCAGCAGAATTAAACCTCTGCTGGCTTTTCTCGAGGAGTTGGGGTGGATCGAGTGAATAAACACCCATTATCACCCTCACACGCAAAATACGCGCTTTGTCGTGGAGTTGCGGAAACCAGCCcgagtaatctaatctaatctaaaaaCCTGTAGGTACCTCTCCGTAAAAAACCTAGGTTGCCTACTAGCCAAGTGGCACTACGACTTACTAAATAACTGTTGACATACCTGAATGTTTCAGATTAGTTTAGTACCTAATAGAATTACATTCAGTTCATCAAGCtcactttaataaaattaaacacaaaaaataaattacctacagTTGCCGGAATCACTGGTTAACAGAATTTTATTTCCcgccattttattaaaatgacttTATACTGATCGTTAAGAAACGACgaagaaaattattatgtaaaattctatcaaagataaaatttaaatagctaaaattatatatttcgtATGTTCTATTTACATttagtttttctctttattattcCTCATTAATATAAAATCCCGCAAAATCGAATTCATTATCATCCATAATGAAGCGTACACACAGAGATTGATCATAAGCATCCAATTTCTGAACGAAACGTCACCTGTCTTATCGAGTAGCACTTTGTTTTTAGGTTAACTAGTGTTATTTgtgttgaaaatataaaattacataaacctGAGAGATGGTTTTGCCTCCAGCGAGTGGAACTGGCAAATATTTCGTTACAGCAGCAAAATCCATACGATTAATTCGTCAAGGATGCACAAACAGGCCATTCTTCCATATATCAGTGACTCACGTAAGTAGTTATATTTTCTTGATCATCTATTCCAAAAAACTGAAAGAGAGCTTATATGTTCGATTCCAAAGAGAATGAGACTATATCTATTCATCAATACAATTTAATGATACTTTGCTACTTAGTTCCGAAAGTATGctcattgttatatttttttatttccagcGCAAGAGGCTGAACACCCAGCCAGTCATTGAACAGCTGGGCTCATATGATCCTATGCCAAACGCTAACAATGAGAAACTAGTTGCTTTGAATTTGGAACGAATAAAGTTCTGGTTGGGCCAAGGTGCTCATGTTACAGAGCCTGTTGCTGAACTTCTTGGTAAGTGTTCTCGTCTATGGACTAAAAACAATCCCTTAATGTTCCTATATAGCTACATTATTTATGTACTCAGGATTAATTCCATAGTGCTACTACATCTCAAAGAAATAGGAATGCAAATTAACTAAATGTAGCTCATATTTTTCCCGCTGTATGTCACTCTTTCAATTTGAATCTTGTAACAGCTTGTTCGTTTTTTACATCACAATATAAATCACACAACATTTAGAAAACACtgcattattttgattatttctgcattaacataattttttttttttgtgaattccAGGTCTATCCGGCTTCTTCCCCATCCACCCTAGATCTTACATGATGGCTTGGAGAAACAGAAGAACAGAGAGGGAGAACCTCACCAAGCAAGAAGCAGAAAAAGCTAAAGAAGAAGCCACCAAATAGTCCTTACTTACTCGTTCTAGTTAATGCATTTTTAGTTTATAGTGTAATAAAATGGTTTAATGTTTCAATTattcttttctttttgtaaataaaataggcaGTCTCTCAAGGCCTAATAAATTCTCTATGCCAAATTCCATCACAATTGGTtcgaagccaaccccaacatgcctagttgggaaaaaggctcggaggatgatggcaTTGCACAAATAGCAACTTgccaacaaagaaaataaaaagcatGGAGTGGCAGCTATTTACCTACTGtggcattaaaaataataaatagttagtatagtagatattttttaatgtttttttatttaaaaatgtaatttatatgttcaaaaataaataatggaaaaTATAAACAGTTGAAATGTATAGTGGACACCCTAGATATAGAATAGTAGATAGATCAGCAACAGAGTGATTAATTTTAGTAAGTACTAGCTGtggcccgcaacttcgtctgcgtgggcaatatagaatcgtcaaaatactacttatcccgtaggtgcattctttcacgtgacagtataattaggattagcacttagcagtcgcatagattcattgatcaaggttgtgttgtggatgtgaccatttatctaaacaaaagaagtaaagtttgtgacgttgttcagccaatttggaaaattattacgtatggtgcgtaagtaattttcacaggaaacagctataatctatgtctacatgctttgagtctgacaaagctgtcatttgtacattttctgcagctgctgcgaataatcagaagccagaaagtctgacagtcttaccataatatggatatcgtcttgtgtagttgactggattgtagataggtagtcgctccaagcaaaatatcggtactaaaacagattcggtgactggaagccaacaccaacatagttggggaatagctggatggatgataaaatgagtcatcatcatcagcaggcgcatagggtaggatagtttcacttactcatggtaaggctgaccacacattaggcgtgcgcgatcctcgggcgtgtgagtagcgcgggcgccgcgcgtgcgtcgcgagcgcgttgcgtgagcgacgcccgcgctactcacacgcccgaggatcgcgcacgcctaatgtgggggaggcctaagccgggactccaccgaaatgtttgcattagttcacgaataggcaaaatgtacgtatctgtgagagtccacttcatgtgttcgtacttgaaacctgtagttttgccaagattttcagaatgtacgctcgcaatttgtcatttcttggtggagccagcaaatcaaaagaaacataagtgttgtatactgtgcgtcactaccgcacaccgggaaaatttcgctcttgcggaggacgtttatataccatattttgtgacacacgtaaacaggacgacagtaagtatccaccgaaacactttcaaagatctgatgaacgaacaaatcagacctgtgttggtcacctggggccaatcagagctctatgaagcgataatactctttggctcctactgttattgtggtttctgaaaatttattcacctcattcaacgatgaatgtaattctgatggtactattaagaacacttgcttagcgcagaagctgacgttagcaggtcaactcttttgacttctcgaataggatacgattggtttttgtgcaatgcacacctgcaatgcattctggattaggacaggatttaggtggataggatttgcaacagagaacaattctgtctttgtgattaaatgacatcaaacgtagttttatataaaaggtgttttttagggtttttagacttggctcgggtcttactgagactgttcgtaatcgtgaacagtgtatttgcgatcagaagttgaaagtaagcatgtctctggtatttggcgcgtaatttgtacattttcagacgcataaagcattttacgtgtgtatggtattaaatagagagagctcccatttcttatctgcactttgtatctgggcttgtttttaaagctacagaatcctacattaccttcctcacgcttagcagcgcttgcgagagatagatcctcatttcttctaggattaagtttacatattttgcatcagaaaaaataattaaggtctacttaatactactcactcaaagtaatttgttttaaggccaccacattagtggaagataagctaaactatgtttatgaaaaaatcctgatatgaactccatctgtaactttaaatgataattaattgttccactaaagtcatcatttttgacataatgttcaaaaaataatttagatggcaccgttttaaatttggctgagaactattaattttcttttcatcaaggtaataattataattttattttgatgtggcacggcaaactgacaaacactattgaaatgtctatcgaaaaattacactacgtgttaaaatatggtgaattacggaaaatacacaactccatctgttgaaataataatcctctataaagaatgtatggtaatttattgtcatttaccacctcgctgctttgacaaatttgatgtattttatttaacacagattaccacagatggagctactttaaccttggctaaacaaaattttcatatttttttttcttccgaagttacttatgaaggtgtgattttctgtgtaaaggttaataataggccgatcaactaatataagtacaacattcaaatgtacagttttgacaaacagattgcgtgtcgtaatattttacatcttgaattcacaaaattaatcatatcttttgatagagtcaatcgatttcgatgaaacaaaaactaagtaataccccaagttacgtagaatttttgtatataagcattgtctgcattgaattcgtagattttacgtgaatcccgaacaaacaaacagataaacagacaaacagacaaaaatgatggaaatgggttctgttagttatcctttaacatgctggctattttttttgtcaatttcttcaatgtacaaaaattacttttctacagatttattatatgtatagataaaaatgtGCTGCTTTAGCTTTTTTATGGATCCTAAATCTATGGTTGGCATACAGGTTTAAGGTTTAcaagtaaaaacaaacaattacaaTGAATTCCTTTTATTATGTGAAAAAATGACAAGTATAACAATTCCTTGAGTGAATACAATGATGGCAGCCAAACGTCAAAGGCACATAACATGGATTTTTACATCACAAGCATAAACACGAAACACTTAAAAACATGATTATACTATGAAAAACTTTGGGGTTCCATTTCCTGTTTAATATAGTACATACCACGCAGGCAAAGCCACGAGTATAAGCTAGCTATATATTCttaaaattgtacaaaaatacatctaaataattatttcttactTGGTGTTGGAAGAGGTACAGTAATTTTCACGATAATATGGCAACACGATTCTGTATTTTGAAACTGGCAATACTTGAAAACTAACAACATATTCAACCTTAAAAAGACAAACTTAAACATGTTACTAACAATCCTTGAGCAAATCATTAACTGCAACAATAGACTTTAAGAAATTCATTGTTCCACAGAAGAGATCTTAATATAGGGAAACTAAGAACACTACGGGCTTTACTTACGCTTCTAAGGATTCCAATCCCTACAAGATCATACAAGCCAAGAGAAGATAGATTcaactaataatttaaaaactaagaaaatataaaaatgtgtcaCGATTATAAACAACTTAGCTAATAATACAAGgtcattacaaaataaaatttaaacccAAAATGCCCTTTATCGGGTCAGTAGATTTTACaagattattttcatttttagtcTGAAAAGGCTAAGATTGGTCAGTTGAGGTCGAAACTGCCTCGGTGGTCTCAGATAGACCGTAGTCGTGGTAACACAGATATTGCAGTGTCAACAAAAAACACTTTTATAACTCAACAATTCATTTCTAATCAACACTCGGTATAAAAACCAATTTGTTGcgaaaaatctaattaaaagcATTCACATTCCCGAACAAAGTACCATAAATTGCAAGGAATGTTGCTCACAAATGATTAATTGACATTTAATTAGACAACAGGGGATTGTCAATAATTTTCTCCGTCCCGTTGAAACTTGTAACAGTGttgcaatataaaatatttaataaattcgGCCCGTGATAGTGTGCTGCGTTATTTGTGATAGAAGCGGGTGCAGAAATAAATTTGTACTTTCGCTCCTCacaaaattttatttcgaaTAATGTAGGTTTAGTTGTCCTTCCTAACTGCATCTGCTACCAGGCGGCTAGCtgtaaaacagaaaaataaaaacttaaaatgtattcatcattattatttataataatatttacacttTATGCTAATTAGTAACATACTTTCATCTACTATTGTAACAAAATTACATTACGTCAGTAATTACTTTCGAAGTTAGGTAACTATTTAGAGACTTCATGTCaattattctaaaataaataagtggtATAAGTATAGGAATATAAGTGCATGCTAGTATTGTgggtgtttgtttgtttagtgaCAGGCAAGCGCATATCAGTATTAAGAGCAGTTTTAGTCTAAAACCCGTTCcatttagataatttagttaCGCACACTTGGTTATCCAAATAGTTCGCGATATTTATCtggcaaaaaatatacaatattatgtaaacttCCCAAGCAAAATGGCTCAAAAGAAAACTGGAGAAACTACATTTGACCAAAACTGTTATAAGAACCTATGGAAGTTTTCAAATTAATCTATACAAAGCATTGCCCTATgtgtcaataataaaaacttacaaGATACAATTTAAACCATGAGGAACTATATTTCTGCATATggagttttataaaattattagacTCCACATATTTGGACAATACAATGCAACAAAAGAAACTTTTACTTAACCTGCATCCCACACCAAGCATAAAATTTTTAATTGGCAAAGCTGtgagcgattttttttttttcttataaaatatttcctgCCAGATATTAATGAACTTTGTCACAACAAGCTTTCTCGACATTCACTTACCAGGGAATTTTGATTGCTATTTCAGCTCTAATCTTGTTTACCTATAAATGAGTGATTTTGAGTTAGGACAGGAAAAACATAACCCTTCTTGACAGttgggtaaaaataaaacaatgaatggGTACTATTTGTGTATAGTGTTTGTAATACTATGTTCTACATAAATATAGGGTGTTGTGTGCAAtgggaaaaaaacaaaataggtaTGCAGTTCTTTGCacacctttaaaaataatatattatatgagAAACTACAATGGACTCAAAAGCAGTGGGCTGAGCTACTAATTATTCTTGTTAAATATAACCAGGGGTTGTCAGagtaaaaaatttttttttttcataataatgaGTAAATATTCGTTTACTATTGagcaaatcattttatttctagtttgtttgcaataaaagtaattattaattacataagTACGCTACactaattatgaaataaaaaattcaatttaaaactaggcaagataataattaagtctacttaaaaaaagaaaaataaaaaagacatACTTCGCACTGCAAAGCATATATTAAATCTTGACATAAGTTTAACCCTGGTTTAACCTTCTTAATGAATTTTCTATCTTGTTATTCGCCCCTTGTACCAGTTGTTGTACATTGGCtgtatttgtacaaaaaaaaattaaagctctaaaaaatatactaagttGCAACTACACCTGTACTACGTTGTAAGGACAGTAAAAGAAGGTTGAATTTTGTAGTGGATATTTAAATTTTAGCATAGGACAGACAGCCATCTTGAACCTAACTGAAGGTAGAATAAGATTTACGATTGCGATTAACCACTTTAGTAAATTTATGATGGGGAAGATTTTGATCAACACCATAAATACTACAATATGTTGTAGGTAAAGCTAACACCtaagaaaatatatatgaataaaattaacattgaaGTAAAATCACACCCCTTTGAACTGAAAATACCCATGTTACATCACAAACGAGGAACATTCACAtagcttttatttatatatatctGCGTGTATATATATCCCTTTGCCATGCAAAGCTTGCTTAACGAAAATGTACTTTATGTACCTGTATTACAAGTCCTTCAATGCTTTGCTAAATGCCTTAACGGTTTTATCAATATGTTTGTTGGCATCCTTCAGAATTTCCTCCAAATCTAAAATATGGGAATTCCATATGAATTGCAAAAACTTCACTGACATTTTTCCAAACAGTGGCTGTTTTTAACCTAACTGTCCCACCACCTATACTCAATTTGTTGCTTTTGGCAAGTTAATTTCAATACCCAGTCCAAAAATACTGCATACCATACCATTAATCCCGAGccaaatcccaccaaaaacctTTGTTTTCTTAACAATAAATTTCAGCCCAATTAAATGTTTGTACAttctcttcaaaattaaatgctaTATTAAGACATCCCATTTGCAGAATCACTGTGACTTACTTTTACAGAGAGACTGCAGATTTCTGACAGAGTATAATTTGAATTGTAAAGGCCTACAAGGGATTTTTcgatttataaaacaaaagaccatCAACGTTCTCTTACTAATTCGAATGGGTGGCCATTTTCCCCATTCTAAAATGGACGAATCAGGGGACGGCATtgtagtgacgtcacaacatGGCTACTTACCAGAGTTAGCAATGTCATCGATGCGGTTGTGGTGTTTCTGGTAGTAGGGGCGGATGATGCGGTTGTAGATGATCAGCGAGCCGTTGAAGTCGGTCGGCAGGTAGCACCATATGACGAAGATGCACTGTGGATAAGTAAATTTCACATCTAAAATACAGTTTCAAGAAAAAAGCTTATCTTTTGCATCGACAATAGGTAGTTACATTCTATGTTCGAATATCTTTATCTCAatcaaatactttttattttatggaatGGAACCTGTTCAATAACGACTTAGTGATTTCTGTGGCTACTCTTTTTCAATGGAATTTTgataacaaaaaatgtgttaTGTAAGAACAACGCAAAGTTGAGTTTATTTTCTAGCTGAGTCAAAACATGACCGTTTTCAGCCTTTGGGACGTCCTTGAATCGATCCAGATATTCCTAAGATGAAAGTACTCCCCATGAATGACGTCACAGGTTTCCCTGTTTTAATTCGAGGTCAGAATATAGGTAGTAGTCTAGTAATAGTAAACTCTTTTGTCTATCAACATTAGATCGAAAAGTAATGGTTGGTGTTAGGTGTCGAAGTGTCGAAATCAGTGGACCAATTGAGCACCAAAAAAATTGAAGGTCTCagataatattacaaataatgtttCGGTTTCAACCGAGAAAGTTGGCAAGacattttttacttttcttGCGTTGTCTGTCTAACCAGCAACTTTGTCTATACTCATAGTTGACGCcttttaaagataaaatacGAGACCCGATGAAATAGAAGCTACTAGATATAAGATAAGCATAATAAAGATTATCCATTTGACTACGATTTAT
This genomic window from Helicoverpa zea isolate HzStark_Cry1AcR chromosome 24, ilHelZeax1.1, whole genome shotgun sequence contains:
- the LOC124642280 gene encoding probable 28S ribosomal protein S16, mitochondrial, whose protein sequence is MVLPPASGTGKYFVTAAKSIRLIRQGCTNRPFFHISVTHRKRLNTQPVIEQLGSYDPMPNANNEKLVALNLERIKFWLGQGAHVTEPVAELLGLSGFFPIHPRSYMMAWRNRRTERENLTKQEAEKAKEEATK